The following coding sequences lie in one Haematobia irritans isolate KBUSLIRL chromosome 3, ASM5000362v1, whole genome shotgun sequence genomic window:
- the LOC142229914 gene encoding uncharacterized protein LOC142229914: MSYESGNHISNRNSQPMQLQIPHSSPHGIIQMAHTQPTPTTMMAASPTLSLIQQDDVNNLNHNLAFNNSLDQTLPANQQKNTKDIDLNLMVENVMPGIYLTKNFISWTKEQLAMHGFTHVIIIDKHIQELYYPNQQPEIFKLCSLSNNAANKRTSSANDGIHDDSSSINEFIDYQKKSSTGSSLNFDKEFEVIDLNFGEKSYLTTVLPNCYRAVKFINKALQSGGTILVIDCNGGEQKCLTIIVAYLMYKHNISFSNAFARLKEFYKKADLDRFYISQLYEYEPILQVQRAQSRGHSCSRELHAAILKRKKVHDDDQTFDNNNTTLSSSPYTNATTLFDNCNPLNRFDTTQMDINATSSTTSSTDSNKNGLITNFNVSHAEFMSGPRTGGWYNWEDYAME, from the exons ATGTCGTACGAATCAGGAAATCATATTTCTAACAGAAATTCACAACCTATGCAATTGCAAATACCACATTCATCTCCGCATGGAATAATACAAATGGCCCATACCCAACCAACTCCAACAACTATGATGGCTGCATCACCCACATTGTCTTTGATTCAACAAGATGATGTTAACAACCTAAATCACAATCTGGCATTCAATAATTCATTGGACCAAACGCTGCCAGCTAACCAGCAGAAGAATACAAAAGATATAGATTTGAATTTAATGGTTGAGAATGTAATGCCtggtatatatttaacaaaaaatttcatatcttggACAAAAGAGCAGCttgcaatgcatggctttacccATGTAATTATAATTGACAAACATATACAAGAATTGTACTATCCAAATCAACAGCCAGAGATATTTAAACTATGTTCTTTATCGAACAATGCAGCCAATAAAAGGACATCAAGTGCTAATGATGGGATACACGATGATAGTTCCTCTATAAATGAATTTATTGACTACCAGAAAAAATCCAGCACAGGATCAtctttgaattttgacaaagaattcGAAGTGATTGATTtgaattttggtgaaaaatcgTATTTAACTACCGTATTGCCAAATTGTTATAGGGCCGTTAAGTTTATCAATAAAGCCCTCCAAAGTGGTGGTACAATATTGGTGATTGATTGCAACGGTGGCGAACAGAAATGCTTGACCATCATTGTTGCATATTTGATGTATAAACATAATATTAGTTTTAG TAATGCATTCGCCCGCCttaaagaattttacaaaaaagctGACCTGGATCGATTTTATATAAGTCAACTTTATGAATATGAGCCCATACTACAAGTACAACGTGCTCAATCTCGAGGTCATAGTTGTTCCAGAGAATTGCATGCTGCCATTTTAAAAAGGAAAAAAGTACATGATGATGATCAAACATTTGACAACAATAACACAACATTGTCTTCTTCTCCATATACAAATGCGACCACATTGTTTGATAATTGTAATCCTCTAAATCGATTCGATACAACACAAATGGATATCAATGCTACAAGTAGTACTACTAGTAGTACTGATAGCAATAAAAATGGCCTAATTACAAATTTCAATGTTTCACATGCTGAATTCATGAGTGGTCCAAGAACAGGTGGCTGGTATAATTGGGAAGATTATGCGATGgagtaa
- the Npc2a gene encoding Niemann-Pick type C-2a, with the protein MNQFVILTILAGIFLSSVDALIFTDCGSKIGKFTKVVVSDCDTTKNECILKRNSTVSITIDFVLVEDVTSIKTVVHGKVMGVEMPFHLQNPDACVDSGLKCPLDKGETYEYQATLPVLKAYPKVNVMVKWELQDQNGEDIVCVSIPAKIQ; encoded by the exons atgaATCAATTTGTGATTTTAACAATATTGGCTGGAATTTTCCTTTCTTCGGTGGATGCTTTAATATTCACGGACTGCg gttCAAAGATTGGTAAATTTACAAAGGTTGTTGTATCCGATTGTGACACAACGAAAAATGAGTGTATATTAAAGAGGAATTCAACGGTATCCATTACAATTGACTTTGTATTAG TCGAGGATGTCACTTCTATAAAAACGGTGGTCCATGGCAAGGTAATGGGTGTTGAAATGCCTTTCCATTTACAAAATCCCGATGCTTGTGTGGACAGTGGTTTAAAATGTCCATTGGATAAAGGTGAAACATATGAATATCAAGCCACATTGCCCGTTTTGAAAGCTTATCCTAAAGTAAATGTAATGGTCAAATGGGAATTACAAGATCAAAATGGTGAAGACATTGTCTGTGTATCAATTCCAGCTAAGATTCAATAG